A single window of Brevundimonas vitisensis DNA harbors:
- a CDS encoding amylo-alpha-1,6-glucosidase has translation MDDAYSVQTTALEAGGEPEALDQLQALKAGDTFLVADGWGDLRGGADGLFHNDTRVLSRLILTVGQARPSRLSSGVSRDNVYFTAHSTNRPLPPIGGRSAPAGVIHIERRRFLWDGRLFERVRMSNHGIEDVLLPLAYEFGADFADIFQVRGTRRDKRGTLHAPTHDGRRVTFAYDGLDGVRRASCLAFSEPPARIGATRAEFMFSLPQGRRLDLYLECGVGACDAPSGERWRCNAVAARLDMRTKRRRGASVRGPRSPRFNAWLDQSRADVALLTTDLPTGPYPYAGTPWFSTPFGRDGIITAWQMLWLDPSLARGVLTYLAGRQATEVSAYRDSQPGKIMHETRGGEMSALHEVPFGLYYGGVDTTCLFVALAGAYARRTGDLDLIRRLWPNLIAATDWMTQYGDSNGDGLIDYARAAETGLSNQGWKDSEDSIFHRDGRFPTGPVALLEVQGYAFAAWQAMADLAMLTGDDRATEWAARAERVRVLVEDRFWMEDEQFYAIALDGEGQACRSIASNAGHLLFSGLPSAARAQAVTRRMLSAEFRSGWGLRTLAKGQARYNPMSYHNGSVWPHDTAMAAAGIARYGERGPVAMLLGEIYSAASHFSMRLPELFCGFERQPGEPPIAYPVACLPQAWAAGSVFLMLQGVLGVKIDAIEGTVDVDTPALPEGIERLTVSNLSVGNAVLDLAFQRIDHHVVAMPRKRGGTVRVRSLR, from the coding sequence ATGGACGACGCCTATTCCGTACAGACCACCGCCCTGGAAGCCGGAGGAGAGCCTGAGGCTCTCGACCAGCTTCAGGCGCTCAAGGCAGGCGACACCTTTCTGGTCGCCGATGGCTGGGGCGACCTGAGGGGCGGGGCCGATGGCCTGTTTCACAACGACACCCGGGTCCTGTCGCGGTTGATCCTGACGGTCGGCCAGGCACGTCCGTCTCGGTTGAGCTCGGGCGTGTCCCGGGACAATGTGTATTTCACAGCCCACTCCACCAACCGCCCCCTTCCGCCGATCGGAGGCCGGTCGGCCCCAGCAGGCGTGATCCACATCGAGCGCCGCCGCTTTTTGTGGGACGGGCGGCTGTTCGAACGCGTGCGGATGTCCAACCACGGCATCGAGGACGTCCTCCTGCCCCTGGCCTATGAATTCGGGGCCGATTTCGCCGACATCTTTCAGGTGCGTGGCACGCGGCGCGACAAGCGCGGCACCCTGCATGCCCCTACTCACGACGGGCGGCGCGTCACCTTTGCCTATGACGGACTGGATGGCGTCCGGCGGGCCAGCTGCCTGGCCTTTTCCGAACCACCGGCCAGGATAGGGGCCACGCGGGCGGAGTTCATGTTCAGCCTGCCGCAGGGCCGACGGCTGGACCTTTATCTGGAATGCGGCGTCGGGGCCTGCGACGCGCCATCCGGCGAACGCTGGCGGTGCAATGCAGTCGCGGCGCGCCTGGACATGCGGACCAAGCGTCGGCGCGGGGCGTCGGTGCGCGGGCCGCGTAGTCCGCGCTTCAATGCCTGGCTGGATCAGTCGCGGGCCGACGTCGCCCTTCTGACCACGGATCTGCCGACCGGCCCCTATCCCTATGCCGGGACGCCCTGGTTCTCGACCCCATTCGGGCGGGACGGCATCATCACGGCCTGGCAGATGCTGTGGCTGGACCCCAGCCTGGCGCGCGGTGTGCTGACCTATCTGGCGGGGCGTCAGGCCACCGAGGTCTCGGCCTATCGGGATTCCCAGCCCGGCAAGATCATGCATGAGACGCGGGGCGGCGAGATGAGCGCCCTGCACGAAGTCCCGTTCGGCCTGTACTACGGCGGGGTCGATACGACCTGTCTGTTCGTGGCTCTTGCCGGTGCCTATGCGCGCCGGACGGGTGATCTGGACCTGATCCGGCGCCTGTGGCCCAACCTGATCGCGGCCACCGACTGGATGACCCAGTATGGCGACAGCAATGGCGACGGCTTGATCGACTATGCCCGGGCCGCCGAGACGGGCCTGTCGAACCAGGGCTGGAAGGACTCCGAGGATTCCATCTTCCATCGCGACGGCCGGTTCCCGACGGGGCCTGTCGCCCTGCTGGAGGTCCAGGGCTATGCCTTTGCCGCCTGGCAAGCGATGGCCGATCTGGCGATGCTGACCGGCGATGACCGGGCGACCGAATGGGCTGCACGGGCCGAGCGTGTCCGCGTCCTGGTCGAGGACCGGTTCTGGATGGAGGACGAGCAGTTCTATGCCATCGCCCTGGACGGCGAGGGGCAGGCCTGCCGCTCGATCGCGTCCAACGCCGGCCATCTGTTGTTCAGCGGCCTGCCCTCGGCGGCGCGGGCGCAGGCGGTGACACGGCGGATGCTGTCGGCCGAGTTTCGCTCCGGCTGGGGCCTGCGGACCCTGGCAAAGGGTCAGGCCCGCTATAACCCGATGAGCTATCACAACGGCTCGGTCTGGCCGCACGACACGGCCATGGCGGCGGCGGGCATCGCCCGATATGGCGAGCGGGGCCCGGTGGCCATGTTGCTGGGAGAGATTTATTCCGCCGCCTCGCATTTCTCGATGCGTCTGCCCGAGCTGTTCTGTGGCTTTGAGCGCCAGCCGGGGGAACCGCCGATCGCCTATCCGGTCGCCTGCCTGCCCCAGGCCTGGGCGGCGGGGTCGGTGTTTCTGATGCTGCAGGGCGTGCTGGGGGTGAAGATCGACGCCATCGAAGGCACGGTCGATGTCGACACCCCTGCCCTGCCCGAGGGTATCGAGCGGCTGACGGTATCGAACCTGTCGGTCGGCAATGCCGTGCTGGACCTGGCCTTCCAGCGCATCGACCACCACGTCGTCGCCATGCCCCGTAAGCGCGGCGGAACGGTCAGGGTGCGGTCGCTGCGTTAG
- a CDS encoding glycosyltransferase family 4 protein: MKIAQITPLYEAVPPRLYGGTERVVAHLTDALVDLGHDVTLFASADAHTKARLVPVRDQAIRLDPAPFKSDLAAHMVMLSQVLDRAEEFDVIHFHTDMIQFPMFERWADRTLTTLHGRLDMKDIGGVYERWSQFGLVSISDDQRRPLPFANWRATVHHGMPGDLYTFSPQSDGYFAFLGRISPEKRPDRAIEIATKLGRRLKMAAKVDAADKVYWETKIKPMIEGNPLIEFIGEIGDHQKSAFLGGAEALLFPIDWPEPFGLVMIEAMACGTPVIAFRCGSTPEVIEDGATGFLVDTLEQAVAAADRARTLDREAIRARFDLRFSATAMARRYVDVYADMTAKRPFAEAPLADVVMPLRPIEEPRSFGMVG; the protein is encoded by the coding sequence ATGAAAATCGCCCAGATCACCCCGTTGTATGAGGCTGTTCCCCCTCGGCTTTATGGCGGGACCGAACGGGTGGTCGCGCACCTGACCGACGCCCTGGTCGATCTGGGTCACGACGTTACTCTGTTCGCCAGTGCCGATGCCCACACCAAGGCCCGGCTGGTGCCCGTGCGCGATCAGGCGATCCGCCTGGATCCCGCGCCGTTCAAGTCGGACCTGGCCGCTCATATGGTGATGCTGTCCCAGGTCCTGGATCGGGCCGAAGAGTTCGACGTCATCCATTTCCACACCGACATGATCCAGTTCCCGATGTTCGAGCGCTGGGCCGACCGGACCCTGACCACCCTGCACGGGCGGCTGGACATGAAGGATATCGGCGGCGTCTATGAGCGCTGGAGCCAGTTCGGACTGGTGTCTATTTCGGATGACCAGCGCCGTCCCCTGCCCTTCGCCAACTGGCGTGCGACCGTACATCACGGAATGCCCGGCGATCTGTACACCTTCTCGCCGCAATCGGACGGCTATTTCGCCTTCCTCGGCCGCATCTCGCCGGAGAAGCGCCCCGACCGGGCCATCGAAATTGCTACAAAGCTGGGTCGCCGCCTGAAGATGGCGGCCAAGGTCGATGCGGCGGACAAGGTCTATTGGGAGACCAAGATCAAGCCGATGATCGAGGGCAACCCCTTGATCGAGTTCATTGGCGAGATCGGCGATCACCAGAAGTCGGCCTTCCTGGGCGGGGCAGAGGCGCTGCTGTTCCCGATCGACTGGCCCGAACCCTTCGGCCTGGTGATGATCGAGGCGATGGCCTGCGGGACGCCGGTGATCGCCTTCCGTTGCGGTTCGACGCCCGAGGTGATCGAGGACGGGGCGACCGGCTTCCTGGTCGATACGCTGGAACAGGCCGTGGCCGCCGCCGATCGCGCCCGTACCCTGGACCGAGAGGCCATCCGTGCCCGTTTCGACCTGCGCTTCTCGGCCACGGCCATGGCGCGGCGCTATGTCGATGTCTATGCGGACATGACGGCCAAACGCCCCTTCGCAGAGGCTCCCCTGGCTGATGTGGTCATGCCGCTTCGGCCCATCGAGGAGCCTCGCAGCTTCGGCATGGTGGGATAA
- a CDS encoding putative ABC transporter permease subunit, with the protein MMRLFPAGSVPWLLAHEMRLGWRGMGSRPRDGTKKPTGSIGKVVLWLLAAIGIGAVVLGGVSLGFLAGRFPLPRTEMVTLILTGGGLVLLTLLLSQTINMSVQALYERRDLDLLLSSPLRPRVVLTVRAIAIALVTGVLYIGIVTPFIVTATLLGRPEWLGLYGLLAGLTLLAAALGMVLTLALFAAIGPRKTRTVAQILGGLVGGAVFLASQAYNFTRGDDGETTALTNAYQNALAGGAFQPDGLLGWPLRAVTGDLLAVSVVTLAGLIPFALAVVALGPYFARAAAGAAGNTASPRNKALRGSDSDFADGLHRAMVRKELRLLARDPQLISQILLRLLYLLPLGFVLYRNADSLGGIAFGAGAVVIMAGQLAGSFSWITLSAEDAPDLLAAAPIDRTAADRAKLTAALIPTLALTALALAGIAWLAPLAAIVVFAGCIASAVSSGLINLWQQAPANRKAFNQQKRGNWFVGLAEFLVQTLWAAATGMAVAGWTWGGAAAVVAVLITLMLRRSPERRYAAAQ; encoded by the coding sequence ATGATGCGGTTGTTTCCGGCGGGCTCGGTGCCCTGGCTTCTGGCGCATGAGATGCGCCTGGGCTGGCGCGGCATGGGATCGCGGCCCCGTGACGGCACAAAGAAGCCCACCGGGTCGATCGGCAAGGTCGTGCTGTGGCTGCTGGCGGCCATCGGCATCGGCGCTGTGGTGCTGGGCGGCGTCAGCCTGGGCTTTCTGGCAGGGCGGTTTCCCCTGCCCCGGACCGAGATGGTCACCCTGATCCTGACCGGCGGCGGGCTGGTGCTGCTGACGCTGCTGCTGTCGCAGACGATCAATATGAGCGTGCAGGCGCTCTACGAGCGGCGGGACCTGGACCTGTTGCTGTCGTCGCCGCTGAGGCCCCGCGTCGTCCTGACGGTGCGGGCCATCGCCATCGCCCTGGTCACCGGCGTCCTCTACATCGGCATCGTCACCCCGTTCATCGTTACGGCGACGCTTCTGGGCCGGCCCGAGTGGCTGGGCCTTTATGGGTTGCTGGCGGGCCTGACGCTGCTGGCGGCAGCGCTGGGGATGGTGCTGACCCTGGCCCTGTTTGCCGCGATCGGACCGCGCAAGACGCGAACGGTGGCGCAGATCCTGGGCGGGCTGGTCGGCGGCGCGGTCTTCCTGGCCAGCCAGGCCTATAATTTTACCCGTGGGGATGATGGCGAAACCACCGCCCTGACCAACGCCTATCAGAACGCTTTGGCCGGTGGAGCCTTTCAGCCCGACGGTCTGCTGGGGTGGCCCCTGCGGGCGGTGACGGGTGATCTTCTTGCGGTCAGCGTGGTGACCCTGGCCGGACTGATCCCGTTTGCCCTCGCCGTCGTAGCACTTGGGCCCTATTTCGCGCGGGCCGCAGCCGGTGCGGCGGGCAATACAGCCAGCCCGAGAAACAAGGCGTTGCGTGGCAGCGACAGCGATTTCGCTGACGGTCTGCACCGGGCCATGGTTCGCAAGGAACTGCGGCTGCTAGCGCGCGATCCCCAACTGATCAGTCAGATTCTGCTGCGGCTGCTGTATCTGCTGCCGCTGGGTTTTGTGCTGTACCGCAACGCCGACAGCCTGGGTGGGATCGCCTTTGGTGCCGGGGCGGTGGTCATCATGGCCGGGCAGTTGGCGGGAAGTTTTTCCTGGATCACCCTGTCGGCTGAAGATGCGCCCGATCTGCTGGCCGCAGCCCCCATCGACCGGACGGCGGCTGACCGGGCCAAGCTGACCGCAGCGCTCATCCCGACCCTGGCCCTGACGGCCCTGGCGCTGGCCGGGATCGCCTGGCTGGCCCCTCTGGCAGCGATCGTGGTGTTTGCGGGCTGCATCGCCTCGGCGGTGTCGTCCGGGCTGATCAATCTGTGGCAACAGGCCCCGGCCAACCGCAAGGCGTTCAATCAGCAGAAGCGCGGCAACTGGTTCGTCGGCCTGGCTGAGTTCCTTGTGCAGACCCTTTGGGCGGCGGCAACAGGGATGGCTGTCGCAGGCTGGACCTGGGGCGGCGCAGCGGCGGTGGTGGCGGTTCTGATCACCCTGATGCTCAGGCGATCGCCCGAGCGTCGGTACGCTGCCGCACAGTAG
- a CDS encoding ABC transporter ATP-binding protein — protein sequence MTDAALELRALRKTFTRVAVDDLDLTVRAGELYALLGPNGAGKTTTLRMTAGLTKPDSGTIRVFGVDALADPVAAKRLIAWLPDEPMLYDKLNPMEYLEFVAGLWGVPGKVARARAQELLEWLALWEHRRERCEGFSRGMKQKAALAGALIHDPKLLMLDEPLTGLDAAMARQVKDLLQDRVRAGATVILTTHILDVAERMSDRIGIIQHGKLLAEGTLDELRTRSGKAGMTLEDVFLDLVSAPAPAPAV from the coding sequence ATGACGGACGCCGCGCTGGAGCTTCGGGCTCTGCGGAAGACTTTCACGCGGGTGGCGGTCGATGACCTGGATCTGACGGTCCGGGCGGGCGAACTCTATGCCCTGCTTGGCCCGAACGGTGCGGGCAAGACCACGACCCTTCGGATGACGGCGGGCCTGACCAAGCCGGATTCGGGCACCATCCGGGTGTTCGGGGTCGATGCCCTGGCCGATCCGGTGGCAGCCAAGCGATTGATCGCCTGGCTGCCCGACGAGCCGATGCTGTACGACAAGCTGAACCCGATGGAATATCTGGAGTTCGTGGCCGGGCTGTGGGGCGTCCCCGGCAAGGTGGCGCGGGCGCGGGCGCAGGAACTGCTGGAATGGCTGGCCCTGTGGGAGCATCGCCGCGAGCGGTGCGAGGGCTTTTCGCGCGGCATGAAGCAAAAGGCGGCCCTGGCCGGCGCCCTGATCCATGACCCCAAATTGCTGATGCTGGACGAACCCCTGACCGGGCTGGATGCGGCCATGGCGCGGCAGGTCAAGGACCTGTTGCAGGACCGGGTAAGGGCTGGGGCCACGGTCATCCTGACCACCCACATCCTTGATGTTGCCGAGCGCATGAGTGACCGCATCGGCATCATCCAGCACGGCAAGCTGCTAGCCGAAGGCACGCTGGACGAGCTGCGCACGCGCTCGGGCAAGGCCGGCATGACGCTGGAGGACGTCTTCCTGGACCTGGTGTCCGCGCCCGCCCCGGCCCCGGCCGTATGA
- a CDS encoding site-specific DNA-methyltransferase, with translation MTDLKTSPLATNVVHRGDCITVLKGLPDASVDMVFADPPYNLQLGGDLLRPDNSVVDAVDDDWDKFDSFAAYDAFTRAWLTECRRVLKPEGSLWVIGSYHNIFRLGSAMQDLGFWVLNDIIWRKTNPMPNFKGTRFTNAHETLIWAARSREQKRYTFNYDAMKAFNEDVQMRSDWTLALCTGEERIKGEDGKKAHPTQKPEALLHRVIMAASRPGDVILDPFFGTGTTGAAAKRLGRHYVGIERDETYAKVAETRIAAVIPAAPEDLKVMGSKRAEVKVPFGALVEAGLLAPGDRLYSPKGDREARVRADGSLVSGEFTGSIHKLGALLENAPACNGWTYWRFKTDQGFKSIDALRSEIRATM, from the coding sequence GTGACTGATCTGAAGACCTCTCCCCTTGCGACCAATGTCGTCCACCGGGGCGACTGCATCACCGTGCTGAAGGGCCTGCCCGATGCGTCGGTCGACATGGTGTTCGCCGATCCGCCCTATAATCTGCAGCTGGGCGGCGACCTGCTGCGGCCGGACAACAGCGTGGTCGATGCGGTCGACGACGACTGGGACAAGTTCGACAGCTTCGCGGCCTATGACGCCTTTACCCGGGCGTGGCTGACGGAATGCCGCCGCGTGCTGAAGCCCGAGGGCTCACTGTGGGTGATCGGCAGCTATCACAACATTTTCCGCCTTGGTTCGGCCATGCAGGACCTGGGGTTCTGGGTGCTGAACGACATCATCTGGCGCAAGACCAATCCGATGCCGAATTTCAAGGGCACGCGGTTTACCAATGCCCACGAGACGCTGATCTGGGCCGCGCGGTCGCGCGAGCAGAAGCGCTATACCTTCAACTACGATGCCATGAAGGCCTTCAACGAGGATGTGCAGATGCGGTCCGACTGGACCCTGGCACTGTGCACCGGCGAGGAGCGGATCAAGGGCGAGGACGGCAAGAAGGCCCATCCGACCCAGAAGCCCGAGGCCTTGCTGCACCGGGTCATCATGGCCGCGAGCCGCCCCGGGGACGTGATCCTGGACCCCTTCTTCGGCACCGGAACGACGGGGGCCGCCGCCAAACGCCTGGGCCGGCATTACGTCGGCATCGAACGTGACGAGACCTATGCCAAAGTGGCCGAGACGCGGATCGCCGCCGTCATTCCCGCTGCGCCTGAGGACCTGAAGGTCATGGGGTCCAAGCGGGCCGAGGTGAAGGTGCCGTTCGGCGCCCTGGTCGAGGCCGGGCTGCTGGCACCCGGCGACCGGCTGTATTCGCCCAAGGGCGACCGCGAGGCCCGGGTCCGCGCCGACGGCTCGCTGGTGTCGGGAGAGTTCACCGGCTCGATCCACAAGCTGGGCGCGCTGCTGGAAAACGCCCCCGCCTGCAACGGCTGGACCTACTGGCGCTTCAAGACCGACCAGGGCTTCAAATCCATCGACGCCCTGCGCTCGGAAATCCGCGCGACGATGTAG
- a CDS encoding dipeptidase: MIRTLLAAASVMALAAPALAQDAEDAARQERVRRILSRTPLIDGHNDLPWALRQSHGNDPHAVDLTTNLDAGTDLHTDIPRLRAGGVGGQFWSVYVPASLSPPDAAVATFEQIDTVKRIVAAHPDVFALAYTADDVVRIHRSGRIASLIGMEGGYSIADSLGLLREFYDAGARYITLTHSRTTTWADSATDAPKWGGLSPFGEEVIREMNRLGMMVDLSHVSEETMLDAMRVSAAPVIFSHSSARAVTDHPRNVPDSVLRLMAEDGGIVMVTFVPGFVSEEVRSWNAARAAEEARLKSLNPGAPDFVTAGMAAWNAAHPLPTATLADVADHIEHVRDVAGIDHVGIGGDFDGVDSLPIGLEGVETYPALLSELIRRGWSEADIRKLAGENLLRVMRAVEAVASSQRDQRPSLARIAE; this comes from the coding sequence ATGATCCGTACCCTGCTCGCCGCCGCATCTGTCATGGCCCTGGCCGCGCCTGCCCTGGCCCAGGATGCCGAGGATGCCGCGCGACAGGAGCGGGTTCGCCGTATCCTCAGCCGCACCCCTCTGATCGACGGCCACAACGACCTGCCCTGGGCCCTGCGTCAGAGCCACGGCAACGACCCCCACGCCGTGGACCTGACGACCAATCTGGACGCAGGCACCGATCTGCACACCGACATCCCGCGCCTGCGCGCCGGGGGTGTGGGGGGACAGTTCTGGTCAGTCTATGTGCCGGCCAGCCTCAGCCCGCCCGATGCCGCCGTCGCCACCTTCGAACAGATCGACACGGTCAAGCGGATCGTGGCCGCCCATCCCGACGTCTTCGCCCTGGCCTATACCGCCGACGATGTGGTGCGCATCCATCGCTCCGGCCGGATCGCCAGCCTGATCGGCATGGAGGGGGGCTATTCGATCGCCGATTCCCTCGGCCTGCTGCGCGAGTTCTATGATGCCGGGGCCCGCTACATCACCCTGACCCATTCGCGCACCACGACCTGGGCCGACAGCGCCACTGACGCCCCGAAGTGGGGCGGCCTGTCGCCTTTTGGCGAAGAGGTGATCCGCGAGATGAACCGCCTGGGCATGATGGTCGACCTCAGCCATGTGTCCGAAGAGACGATGCTGGACGCCATGCGGGTGTCGGCTGCGCCCGTGATCTTTTCCCACTCCTCTGCGCGGGCGGTGACGGACCATCCCCGCAACGTCCCCGACAGCGTGCTTCGCCTGATGGCAGAGGACGGCGGCATCGTCATGGTGACCTTCGTGCCAGGCTTTGTCAGCGAGGAGGTCCGCAGCTGGAACGCTGCCCGCGCGGCCGAGGAGGCTCGGCTGAAGTCCCTGAACCCCGGCGCGCCGGATTTTGTGACGGCCGGCATGGCCGCCTGGAATGCGGCTCATCCCTTGCCCACCGCCACCCTGGCCGATGTTGCCGATCACATCGAGCACGTCCGAGACGTCGCCGGGATCGACCACGTCGGCATCGGCGGTGACTTCGACGGCGTGGACTCCCTGCCGATCGGTCTGGAAGGCGTTGAGACCTATCCTGCTCTGCTGTCCGAACTGATCCGGCGCGGCTGGTCCGAGGCCGACATCCGCAAGCTGGCGGGCGAGAATCTGCTGCGCGTGATGCGTGCCGTCGAAGCCGTGGCGTCATCTCAGCGCGACCAGCGTCCCAGTCTGGCGCGTATCGCAGAGTAG
- a CDS encoding lytic murein transglycosylase → MRISLRLLLIGSVAACAPMLPEPPVMTGPGTPPPAAVPPYQPATPGQTTPAPGTDVFDEAGFEGWKQGFLNRHGGARRAAYERELQGLTPDPSVIRLDRNQPEFSRPAGAYVQNAVSASRVAQARQRIGAVPWEVVQRFGVPSEILVAIWAQESAFGAVQGDQDVIRSLATLAYDGRRRDWAEDQLRNALDIVVDGRRERSGLKGSWAGAMGQTQFMPDNYLRLGIDQTGDGKVDIWGSDADALASAANLLAQAGWKRGQGWAYEVVLPAGFDYSLAEADRQPWSYWAQRGVALAHGGSLSPAEAAEGATILLPQGARGPAFLALPNHYVIRRYNNSVSYALAIGLTADGVMDKPGLVATWPNDAPLSREQRIGAQSALTRLGYDTQGIDGVVGANTRNALRRWQAATGRLADGYLTAELADELIRIAQ, encoded by the coding sequence ATGCGTATCAGCCTTCGCCTACTTCTGATCGGGTCCGTCGCCGCATGCGCGCCGATGCTGCCCGAACCCCCGGTCATGACCGGGCCCGGCACGCCGCCCCCCGCAGCCGTGCCTCCGTATCAGCCTGCGACGCCCGGCCAGACCACGCCGGCACCGGGCACCGACGTCTTTGACGAAGCGGGCTTCGAGGGCTGGAAACAGGGCTTCCTGAACCGTCACGGCGGAGCGCGCCGGGCCGCCTATGAGCGCGAGCTTCAGGGCCTGACGCCCGATCCGTCGGTGATCCGCCTGGATCGCAATCAACCCGAGTTCAGCCGCCCTGCCGGTGCCTATGTCCAGAATGCCGTCAGCGCGTCACGCGTGGCCCAGGCACGCCAGCGGATCGGTGCCGTACCGTGGGAGGTCGTCCAGCGATTCGGCGTGCCATCCGAGATTCTGGTCGCCATCTGGGCCCAGGAAAGCGCGTTCGGGGCGGTTCAGGGCGATCAGGACGTGATCCGGTCCCTGGCCACCCTGGCCTATGACGGACGCCGCCGGGACTGGGCCGAGGATCAGCTGAGAAACGCCCTGGATATTGTCGTCGACGGTCGTCGCGAACGCAGCGGCCTGAAGGGCAGCTGGGCCGGGGCCATGGGCCAGACCCAGTTCATGCCCGACAACTATCTGCGGCTGGGTATCGACCAGACCGGCGACGGCAAGGTCGACATCTGGGGCTCGGACGCCGACGCCCTGGCCTCGGCCGCCAATCTGCTGGCCCAGGCGGGTTGGAAGCGCGGTCAGGGTTGGGCCTATGAAGTCGTCCTGCCTGCCGGGTTCGACTATTCACTGGCCGAGGCTGACCGCCAGCCCTGGAGTTATTGGGCGCAGCGGGGCGTGGCCCTCGCCCACGGTGGCTCACTCAGTCCTGCCGAGGCCGCAGAAGGGGCCACCATCCTGTTGCCGCAGGGCGCGCGGGGACCAGCCTTCCTGGCCCTGCCCAACCATTATGTGATCCGGCGCTACAACAACTCGGTCTCCTATGCCCTGGCCATCGGCCTGACGGCTGATGGGGTCATGGACAAACCGGGCTTGGTGGCGACCTGGCCCAATGATGCGCCCCTGTCGCGCGAGCAGAGGATTGGGGCACAGTCCGCGCTGACGCGGCTGGGTTACGACACCCAGGGCATCGACGGTGTGGTCGGGGCCAATACGCGCAACGCCCTGCGGCGCTGGCAGGCCGCAACCGGACGGCTGGCCGACGGCTATCTGACTGCCGAACTGGCCGACGAACTGATCCGCATCGCGCAATAG
- the ykgO gene encoding type B 50S ribosomal protein L36, producing MKVRSSLKSLKTRHRDCKVVRRKGIVYVINKTDPRFKAKQG from the coding sequence ATGAAGGTCCGCAGCTCGCTCAAGTCGCTCAAGACCCGCCACCGCGACTGCAAGGTCGTGCGCCGCAAGGGCATCGTTTACGTGATCAACAAGACGGACCCGCGCTTCAAGGCGAAGCAGGGCTGA
- the gapR gene encoding nucleoid-associated protein GapR, whose amino-acid sequence MADDAAFDASPDVLTSAAQGRLRTIIERIERLEEDKAAVMADMKEVFDEAKGEGYDVKILRKVIRIRKQDKAKRQEEDAILDLYLSALGEI is encoded by the coding sequence ATGGCTGATGATGCGGCGTTTGACGCCAGTCCCGACGTCCTGACCTCGGCCGCCCAGGGCCGCCTGCGCACGATCATCGAGCGGATCGAGCGTCTTGAAGAAGACAAGGCCGCCGTCATGGCTGACATGAAGGAGGTCTTCGACGAGGCCAAGGGCGAGGGCTACGACGTCAAGATCCTGCGCAAGGTCATCCGCATCCGCAAGCAGGACAAGGCCAAGCGTCAGGAAGAGGATGCCATCCTGGACCTCTACCTCTCGGCCCTCGGCGAGATCTGA